A single genomic interval of Devosia oryziradicis harbors:
- a CDS encoding YciI family protein translates to MTRYLALYMGSAENVDSTPPDAETQQKGMAAWGEWAASHTAAIVEQGAPLGKTKRMDKNGLSNTSNLITGYVLVEAASHEEAARIFERHPHFAVFSDKNSVEIIECLEMPSA, encoded by the coding sequence ATGACACGATACTTGGCACTTTACATGGGATCGGCAGAGAACGTGGACAGCACGCCGCCGGACGCAGAAACGCAGCAGAAGGGCATGGCCGCCTGGGGGGAATGGGCTGCCTCGCACACTGCCGCCATCGTCGAACAGGGCGCCCCGCTCGGGAAGACGAAGCGCATGGACAAGAACGGCCTTTCGAATACATCGAACCTGATCACCGGATACGTGTTAGTCGAAGCCGCGAGCCACGAAGAGGCCGCTCGGATTTTCGAGAGACATCCACACTTCGCGGTGTTCTCAGACAAAAATTCGGTCGAGATCATCGAGTGTCTCGAGATGCCATCTGCTTAG
- a CDS encoding cupin domain-containing protein: MVPEKINIVAAADRQISEVFDPHVVGDVNDSQVKVAKFGAEFDWHSHAREDEAFLVLRGRIAIDFRDGVVELREGEFVVVPRGVEHRPRSLTVEPVVLMFEPTTTLNTGDSVSARTVSDLKRLWA, from the coding sequence ATGGTACCGGAAAAGATCAACATCGTTGCGGCGGCAGATAGGCAGATCTCAGAGGTTTTCGATCCCCATGTCGTGGGCGACGTGAACGACTCGCAAGTGAAGGTTGCCAAGTTTGGCGCGGAATTCGACTGGCATTCCCACGCCCGCGAAGACGAAGCATTCTTGGTGCTGCGCGGACGTATCGCCATCGACTTTCGCGACGGTGTGGTTGAACTTCGCGAAGGAGAGTTCGTGGTGGTGCCACGCGGCGTCGAACACCGCCCGCGGTCGCTGACCGTAGAGCCTGTGGTGTTGATGTTCGAACCAACGACCACACTGAATACAGGCGACAGCGTTAGCGCGCGCACCGTGTCGGACCTAAAACGCCTTTGGGCTTAG
- a CDS encoding PhzF family phenazine biosynthesis protein, with product MTASQTPLRYECLDVFAPHAYRGSSLPVFTNASNLDGEQMLAVAQELRQFETIFLVPSSAKNRFRARIFDLLEELPFAGHPLLGAAAALHHIAAPPKATCQWTFELANRCVDVSTYRTGHGFAATVDQGAASVVGECARRSELAAAFGLRESDLDPALPLEVISTGLAYLIVPVRSDALGRARIDADITELLTPLGANFAVLLDEEGREARHWNNDGRLEDVATGSAAGTIGAYRLRHCGSKSGETFILNQGRFVGRPSRMEVVAHGAADAIHSVQVGGPVSVVGWGMLEVLPQARMSSQRKLNHAAS from the coding sequence ATGACCGCCTCGCAGACACCACTTCGTTATGAGTGCCTGGACGTCTTCGCGCCCCATGCATATCGCGGCAGCAGTCTCCCTGTGTTTACTAACGCTTCCAACTTGGATGGGGAGCAGATGCTAGCCGTGGCTCAGGAGCTTAGACAGTTCGAAACGATCTTCCTCGTGCCCTCCAGCGCCAAGAACCGCTTCCGGGCACGCATATTCGACCTCTTAGAAGAATTGCCGTTCGCCGGCCATCCTCTATTGGGCGCGGCAGCGGCCCTTCATCATATTGCAGCACCCCCGAAAGCTACCTGCCAATGGACATTCGAGTTGGCAAATCGGTGCGTTGACGTGTCGACGTACCGAACCGGGCACGGGTTCGCAGCGACCGTCGATCAGGGCGCGGCGTCGGTGGTCGGCGAATGCGCCAGACGCAGCGAGCTAGCAGCAGCATTCGGCTTGCGCGAGAGCGACCTCGATCCCGCATTGCCACTGGAAGTTATCAGCACAGGTCTTGCCTACCTTATCGTTCCGGTTCGTTCAGACGCGCTGGGCCGCGCGCGCATCGACGCCGATATCACCGAGCTACTCACTCCGTTGGGAGCCAACTTTGCGGTGCTGCTCGACGAAGAGGGACGGGAAGCCCGTCACTGGAACAATGATGGCAGGCTGGAGGATGTTGCCACCGGAAGCGCTGCGGGGACGATTGGCGCATACCGACTTCGGCACTGCGGTTCAAAGTCCGGCGAAACGTTCATCCTCAACCAAGGCAGGTTTGTCGGTCGGCCTAGTCGAATGGAAGTAGTGGCACACGGCGCTGCGGACGCCATCCATTCTGTGCAGGTAGGCGGTCCGGTTTCGGTCGTCGGCTGGGGGATGCTTGAGGTTCTGCCGCAGGCCCGCATGAGCTCCCAGAGAAAACTAAATCACGCGGCGTCTTGA
- a CDS encoding ArsR/SmtB family transcription factor: MDDELPSLKAIASPVRLIVLNLLKDPVGNFPPQVDGDLVLDGVCADFIRDRLGIAPATASRHLTLLADCGLLIATRKKGWTFYRRNEAAIASLASRLAAGL; the protein is encoded by the coding sequence TTGGACGACGAGCTTCCCAGCCTCAAAGCAATCGCGAGCCCTGTCAGGCTGATAGTGCTGAATCTACTCAAAGACCCCGTGGGCAACTTTCCCCCGCAGGTCGATGGAGATTTGGTGCTGGATGGCGTGTGTGCGGATTTCATACGCGATAGACTCGGGATTGCACCGGCAACCGCATCGCGACATCTCACCCTGTTGGCCGATTGTGGTTTGTTGATCGCCACGCGCAAGAAGGGCTGGACCTTCTATCGCCGCAACGAGGCGGCAATCGCTTCGCTCGCATCGAGATTGGCAGCGGGGCTATGA
- a CDS encoding alpha/beta fold hydrolase, translated as MVGEAFVVEAGRAKLAGRQLGEGLPVVFLHAGVCDKRMWSEQMVMVAEEGWHAIAYDRRGYGETESPDEAFNHVDDLEAVLGALGIHAAVFVGCSMGGGLAVDFALRHPGRVIGLVLIGTSITGAPWSATQAEQQLEMAEEDAWERGDRDMLNRVQAHQWLDGPRAPNGRVGGAARDLFLDMNAIALGKPQLTLEEQRPAAWPRVSEVGAPTLLLVGDEDFTALIDRHEHLSEEMPNAFAAVLEGVAHIPSIERPELVNSMLLEFLDAIEGGDEEESDDESGD; from the coding sequence GTGGTAGGTGAAGCCTTCGTCGTCGAGGCCGGGCGGGCGAAGCTTGCCGGCCGGCAGCTCGGTGAGGGGCTGCCGGTGGTGTTCCTCCATGCCGGGGTCTGCGACAAGCGGATGTGGTCCGAGCAGATGGTCATGGTGGCCGAGGAAGGCTGGCATGCCATCGCCTATGACCGGCGCGGCTATGGCGAGACCGAAAGCCCGGACGAAGCGTTCAACCATGTCGACGATCTCGAAGCGGTACTGGGCGCGCTCGGCATCCACGCCGCCGTCTTCGTCGGCTGTTCGATGGGCGGTGGACTCGCGGTGGATTTCGCGCTGCGCCATCCGGGGCGGGTAATCGGGCTGGTGCTGATCGGCACCTCGATCACGGGCGCCCCATGGAGCGCGACGCAGGCCGAGCAGCAGCTGGAAATGGCCGAGGAGGATGCCTGGGAGCGTGGCGATCGCGACATGCTCAACCGGGTGCAGGCGCATCAGTGGCTCGATGGGCCGCGCGCCCCGAACGGGCGGGTCGGCGGGGCAGCGCGCGACCTGTTCCTCGACATGAATGCCATCGCGCTGGGCAAGCCGCAGCTGACGCTGGAAGAGCAGCGGCCGGCGGCCTGGCCACGCGTCAGCGAGGTGGGTGCGCCGACCCTGCTGCTGGTGGGTGACGAGGATTTCACCGCGCTGATCGACCGGCACGAGCACCTGTCCGAAGAAATGCCCAACGCCTTTGCCGCCGTGCTGGAGGGCGTGGCGCATATTCCGAGCATCGAGCGGCCGGAACTGGTCAACTCGATGCTGCTGGAATTCCTCGACGCCATCGAAGGCGGCGATGAGGAGGAAAGTGACGACGAATCAGGCGACTAG
- a CDS encoding host attachment protein translates to MKKTVTWVLIADGAQARVLENTGPGKGLKQVDGLDWAIDPLQAQDIVTDRPGSKSGGGAFGGGMEPRTDPVEHRETQFVKSVAATLDRKQQQGAFDRLVIAAAPIALGDLRKAISPAVKKAVVAELNKDLTNVPTAQLNQHLDGILAA, encoded by the coding sequence ATGAAAAAGACCGTCACCTGGGTTTTGATCGCCGACGGCGCGCAGGCGCGTGTCCTCGAAAACACCGGTCCGGGCAAGGGGCTCAAGCAGGTCGACGGGCTCGACTGGGCCATCGATCCGCTGCAGGCCCAGGACATCGTCACCGACCGCCCGGGCAGCAAGAGCGGCGGCGGGGCGTTCGGCGGTGGCATGGAGCCGCGGACCGATCCGGTCGAGCACCGCGAAACTCAATTCGTCAAGTCGGTCGCGGCGACGCTTGATCGCAAGCAGCAGCAGGGCGCCTTCGATCGCCTCGTCATCGCCGCCGCGCCAATCGCATTGGGTGACCTGCGCAAGGCCATTTCGCCGGCCGTCAAGAAGGCCGTGGTGGCCGAATTGAACAAGGACCTGACCAACGTGCCCACGGCCCAGCTCAATCAGCACCTCGATGGCATTCTGGCCGCCTGA
- the rarD gene encoding EamA family transporter RarD has translation MSLPESAPEAIAPAEVAAPSRPASSDGRNGVLAALAAYTLWGFLPLLFREVEGAGSVMIVSERIVWSLLLLAAILAFSGGFREVQALFSDRRRLLMTLLSAVLLAGNWLLYVWAVETGQVLEASFGYFINPLVNIVMGMVLLGERQNRLQTISILIAVVAIGIQALGLGNIPFVALGLALSFGFYGYFRKTAQLGPASGLFAETAMLVPFALGYVAFNIMTWGPGIHADPYHFTLMVLTGPATTIPLLLFAFAVRRLRLTTIGMFQYIAPSIQFILAITLFGEHLNGVRLLSFALIWLSLLVFSYDSFRRRGRAGA, from the coding sequence ATGTCGCTTCCCGAATCCGCGCCCGAAGCCATTGCACCGGCCGAGGTCGCCGCCCCGTCGCGTCCCGCGTCGAGCGACGGTCGAAACGGCGTCCTGGCGGCGCTGGCCGCCTACACGCTCTGGGGCTTCCTGCCGCTGCTGTTCCGCGAGGTCGAGGGCGCCGGCTCGGTGATGATCGTTTCCGAACGCATCGTCTGGTCGCTGCTGCTGCTGGCCGCCATACTGGCCTTCAGCGGCGGATTTCGCGAGGTCCAGGCGCTGTTCTCGGATCGCCGGCGGCTGCTGATGACGCTGCTGTCGGCCGTGCTGCTGGCCGGCAACTGGCTACTCTATGTGTGGGCGGTGGAGACGGGGCAGGTGCTCGAGGCGAGCTTTGGCTACTTCATCAACCCGCTGGTCAATATCGTGATGGGCATGGTGCTTCTCGGCGAGCGCCAGAACCGGCTGCAGACCATTTCGATCCTCATCGCCGTGGTCGCCATCGGCATCCAGGCGCTGGGCCTTGGCAATATCCCTTTCGTCGCGCTGGGGCTGGCGCTGTCGTTCGGCTTCTATGGCTATTTCCGCAAGACCGCGCAGCTTGGGCCGGCCAGCGGCCTGTTCGCCGAGACGGCCATGCTGGTGCCGTTTGCGCTGGGCTATGTGGCGTTCAACATCATGACCTGGGGGCCGGGCATCCATGCCGACCCGTACCACTTCACCCTGATGGTGCTGACGGGGCCGGCGACGACGATACCGCTGCTCCTGTTTGCATTTGCGGTCCGCCGGCTGCGGCTGACCACCATAGGCATGTTTCAGTATATCGCGCCGTCGATCCAGTTCATCCTGGCCATCACGCTCTTCGGCGAGCACCTCAACGGCGTGCGCCTGCTCAGCTTTGCGCTGATCTGGCTGTCGCTGCTGGTGTTCAGCTACGACAGTTTCCGTCGGCGTGGGCGGGCAGGGGCATAG
- a CDS encoding tetratricopeptide repeat protein, giving the protein MSHTEPTGALPRIEAFSSTLRTMFINIGFFAAMLLLIPAIGSQFSASAVVIEPIAVPQLLADRGMTSEVAANRLWDGLQEFAQSASVARATIVAIPDSQRVEFSLPDSGISLDSISQQVRQFFGIHETHIVGEIVCDSADCAPAGQRLRLRVIRNSSEIIDLPAMGDQPAPEYFREAAAAVFDVLDPFVSIAAHALTDPEGAAARARRLTVANHPDAKWAHNLLGDIARKSGDSAAAITEYRAALAIDGGFDLARINLARALADSGDFAGADSALAEAASRDPQAATLATARAEIALAKGDREAAIAAFLTAAERTPVDPTPLVRAGEIELLVGKDEAGMAHLEEALDLDPGHADALRLLGEAYRTDGDLAAAERLFKDWADYAPNSPEAHLALAELLLERDDPKGAAEHYDRVVALVADNFDYARARTKVLLDLGRFPQAADGLIPFADAEPPNPAAVLLLAQVQQTAGRNERAAERYRQYLELAPEAADAAEVRAILAELAP; this is encoded by the coding sequence ATGAGCCACACCGAACCCACCGGCGCCTTGCCACGGATCGAGGCCTTCTCCTCGACCCTGCGCACCATGTTCATCAACATCGGTTTTTTCGCTGCCATGCTGCTGCTGATCCCAGCCATCGGCAGCCAGTTTTCGGCCAGTGCGGTCGTCATCGAGCCCATCGCCGTGCCCCAGTTGCTGGCCGACCGCGGCATGACTTCGGAAGTGGCTGCCAATCGCCTTTGGGACGGCCTGCAGGAGTTTGCCCAGAGCGCCAGTGTCGCCCGCGCCACCATCGTGGCAATTCCAGACAGCCAGCGCGTCGAATTCTCCCTGCCTGACAGCGGCATCTCACTGGACTCGATTTCCCAGCAGGTCAGGCAGTTCTTCGGCATTCACGAGACTCACATCGTGGGCGAGATCGTCTGCGACAGCGCCGATTGCGCCCCCGCCGGACAGCGCCTGCGTCTGCGCGTGATCCGCAACTCGAGCGAGATCATCGACCTGCCGGCCATGGGTGACCAGCCGGCGCCCGAATACTTTCGCGAAGCGGCTGCTGCCGTCTTCGACGTCCTCGACCCCTTCGTATCCATCGCCGCCCATGCCCTGACCGATCCAGAAGGCGCAGCCGCACGCGCCCGCCGCCTGACGGTTGCCAATCACCCCGACGCAAAGTGGGCGCACAACCTGCTCGGCGACATTGCGCGCAAGTCGGGGGACAGCGCCGCCGCCATAACGGAATATCGCGCCGCACTGGCCATCGATGGCGGCTTTGACCTTGCCCGAATAAACCTGGCTCGCGCGCTGGCGGACAGTGGTGACTTCGCGGGGGCCGACAGTGCGCTGGCGGAAGCGGCAAGCCGCGATCCGCAGGCTGCCACGCTGGCCACTGCGCGAGCGGAGATTGCCTTGGCCAAGGGCGACCGCGAGGCCGCCATTGCCGCCTTCCTGACCGCCGCCGAACGCACCCCCGTCGATCCGACACCGCTGGTGCGCGCCGGCGAAATCGAGCTCTTGGTCGGCAAGGACGAGGCGGGCATGGCGCACCTTGAAGAAGCGCTTGATCTCGATCCAGGCCACGCCGATGCGCTGCGGCTGCTGGGCGAAGCCTATCGGACCGATGGCGACCTGGCGGCGGCCGAGCGCCTGTTCAAGGATTGGGCCGACTACGCACCCAACAGTCCCGAGGCGCATCTTGCCCTGGCCGAACTGCTGCTCGAGCGCGACGACCCGAAGGGCGCCGCCGAGCATTACGACCGCGTCGTCGCCCTCGTTGCCGATAATTTCGACTATGCCAGGGCCCGGACCAAGGTCTTGCTCGACCTTGGCCGCTTCCCCCAGGCTGCCGATGGCCTGATCCCGTTCGCCGACGCCGAGCCGCCGAACCCGGCAGCCGTGCTGCTGCTGGCGCAGGTGCAGCAGACGGCTGGACGCAACGAGCGTGCCGCCGAGCGTTATCGCCAATACCTGGAGCTGGCGCCGGAAGCGGCAGACGCCGCCGAGGTCCGGGCAATCCTCGCCGAACTGGCTCCTTAG
- a CDS encoding tetratricopeptide repeat protein — protein sequence MARAPAKPAASSSKPRRRTPKAPAATAAEVSPPPAKPLPRKPRLRVSLPSLESGSTRLRKVILNVVFVLAVILFIPILASQFLRNPVLIEPISVPKALLQRGLSPEVMASRLWDGLRDANTLARTSKASVDAIPDSQRVQFSLPDVGLSMDSVVRQVRQFFNVYQTRIAGEFICADADCAPEGMRLRLRVLRGNSEVIDLPPIGDQDTRSYFTAAGTEVLQRLDPFVAIAAVSAAEPVRAITLARRLIRQHHPDAKWAHLLIGNIRSESGDDRAAWPEYQAAIALDPKFNVARANLAGALRRLGDPAAARVIYDELAAEQPHNPKPYEGYAELAAASGDVDGALALFEKAAALDPTSPHYFSRMGMLEQARGNVDAARQWFDRALALDPSYILATTALLEDYLSRGDFAGALPMLRAASQHAPGDAVAHATYAFVLMLLNQPEQALDAFERALAVTPDDPDILFETGKLLLALERVPEALARLDRAIELDAYNPGPLMSRGTALAVTGQNEAARHDFERIIEVDQTGLYAPQAVSFIGILDGLDAAAAQPEQAEP from the coding sequence ATGGCGCGTGCGCCTGCAAAACCTGCCGCTTCCAGCAGCAAGCCGCGCCGGCGCACGCCCAAGGCGCCGGCTGCCACTGCGGCGGAGGTCAGCCCACCCCCTGCCAAGCCACTCCCCCGCAAGCCGAGGCTCCGGGTCTCCCTGCCATCGCTCGAAAGCGGGTCGACCCGCCTGCGCAAGGTTATCCTCAACGTGGTTTTCGTGCTGGCCGTCATCCTCTTCATTCCCATCCTGGCCAGTCAGTTTCTGCGCAACCCGGTGCTGATCGAGCCGATTTCCGTGCCCAAGGCCCTCCTGCAGCGCGGACTTTCCCCCGAGGTCATGGCCAGCCGCCTATGGGACGGACTGCGCGATGCCAACACGCTGGCCCGAACGTCCAAGGCGAGCGTCGACGCCATCCCGGACAGCCAGCGCGTGCAGTTCTCGCTCCCCGATGTGGGTCTGTCGATGGACTCTGTCGTTCGCCAGGTGCGGCAGTTCTTCAATGTGTACCAGACGCGCATCGCCGGCGAGTTCATCTGTGCGGACGCCGACTGCGCACCAGAAGGGATGCGACTGCGCCTGCGCGTGCTGCGGGGGAACAGCGAGGTCATCGACCTCCCGCCCATCGGCGATCAGGACACGCGCAGCTATTTCACTGCTGCGGGAACCGAAGTCCTGCAGCGGCTCGACCCTTTCGTCGCCATCGCCGCCGTCTCCGCCGCCGAGCCGGTACGCGCGATAACCCTCGCGCGCCGCCTGATCCGCCAGCATCACCCCGATGCCAAATGGGCCCACCTGCTGATCGGCAACATTCGCTCCGAGAGCGGTGATGACCGCGCCGCCTGGCCGGAATACCAGGCCGCCATCGCGCTCGACCCCAAGTTCAACGTTGCCCGCGCCAATCTCGCGGGAGCCTTGCGGCGGCTGGGCGATCCCGCCGCCGCCCGCGTCATCTATGACGAACTCGCGGCCGAACAGCCACACAATCCCAAGCCCTATGAGGGTTACGCCGAACTGGCGGCAGCATCGGGCGACGTCGACGGCGCCCTTGCCCTGTTCGAGAAGGCCGCGGCGCTCGATCCCACCAGTCCGCACTATTTTTCGCGCATGGGCATGCTGGAGCAAGCCAGGGGTAATGTCGACGCGGCCCGCCAATGGTTCGACCGGGCATTGGCCCTTGACCCATCCTATATCCTGGCGACGACCGCGCTGCTCGAAGACTACCTGTCGCGGGGCGATTTCGCGGGTGCGCTCCCGATGCTGCGGGCAGCCTCGCAACACGCGCCGGGCGATGCGGTCGCCCACGCCACCTATGCCTTCGTCCTGATGCTTCTCAACCAGCCCGAGCAGGCATTGGACGCCTTCGAGCGCGCCCTGGCGGTGACCCCGGACGACCCGGACATACTGTTCGAAACCGGCAAGTTGCTGCTGGCGCTGGAACGGGTTCCGGAGGCCCTGGCACGGCTCGACCGCGCTATTGAGCTGGATGCCTATAACCCCGGCCCACTCATGTCCCGCGGCACGGCCCTGGCAGTGACCGGCCAGAACGAGGCGGCCAGGCACGATTTCGAGCGTATCATCGAAGTCGACCAGACTGGCCTTTATGCGCCCCAGGCGGTGAGCTTCATCGGAATCCTGGACGGACTGGACGCGGCCGCAGCGCAACCAGAACAGGCCGAGCCATGA
- a CDS encoding hydrogen peroxide-inducible genes activator, which produces MAVSLKQMQYALAVARNGHFGRAAEACAISQPALSQQILALEDLCGTPLFDRLRSGIRLTPFGREFVAMAQEVVKRAEALDAFVLGHSGRPDRPIRFGLIPTVAPYLLPDIFPALTSGLPGLDFTISESRTEALIAGLIDGSLDVALIGTAPPDSGPTLVSRPLFEDPFVLATSSSDGTKEPVSLASLAPERILLLDEGHCFRDQTIAACRLGNDPARTFAATSLSTIVEFVANGQGVTLLPRIALRKEANDPRIAIHDLLSPGAGRLLSLVWREATPFGSTFEAMAEVIRATRPNG; this is translated from the coding sequence GTGGCAGTGTCCCTCAAGCAGATGCAATATGCCCTCGCGGTGGCCCGCAACGGCCATTTCGGCCGCGCCGCCGAAGCTTGTGCCATCTCGCAGCCTGCCCTTTCCCAGCAAATACTCGCGCTCGAAGACCTGTGCGGCACGCCGCTGTTCGATCGACTGCGCAGCGGCATCCGTCTCACGCCATTTGGCCGCGAATTCGTCGCCATGGCGCAGGAAGTAGTCAAGCGCGCCGAGGCGCTCGATGCCTTCGTGCTGGGACATAGTGGACGACCCGACCGGCCCATCCGTTTCGGCCTTATACCGACCGTGGCGCCCTACCTGTTGCCGGACATTTTTCCGGCTTTGACCAGCGGCCTTCCAGGTCTCGACTTCACCATCAGCGAAAGCCGTACCGAGGCACTGATCGCGGGGCTGATCGACGGCAGCCTCGATGTGGCACTGATCGGCACCGCGCCGCCAGATAGCGGCCCCACCCTGGTCAGTCGGCCGCTGTTCGAGGATCCTTTCGTGCTGGCGACGTCAAGCAGCGACGGCACTAAAGAGCCCGTATCGCTCGCCAGCCTGGCCCCGGAACGCATCCTGCTGCTCGACGAGGGCCACTGCTTCCGGGACCAGACCATTGCCGCCTGTCGCCTGGGCAACGATCCTGCCCGAACCTTTGCTGCCACCTCGCTGTCCACCATCGTCGAATTCGTGGCCAATGGTCAGGGCGTGACCCTGCTTCCGCGCATTGCCCTCCGCAAGGAGGCCAATGACCCTCGCATCGCCATCCACGACCTCCTCTCGCCCGGCGCCGGTCGGCTGCTGTCGCTCGTCTGGCGCGAAGCGACCCCGTTCGGCAGCACATTCGAGGCGATGGCCGAGGTGATCCGCGCCACGCGGCCAAACGGCTGA